The Geothrix sp. genome window below encodes:
- a CDS encoding M23 family metallopeptidase, which yields MRLAALTLVLASLSLGLQAAPKRTSKKTSPRPPARQAARLEEGSVHVMRKGETAAAVARATGLSLAELKALNPGRNLGKLAVGDRLKVPAARPATPTLAEAGPSEVPVAPALVSRPALAALPLSPVVPPAPMPHLERLLPYQVRAAVPAPGPVASVHDETHQTPGTPSQLLARMQSVLPPVSEAELKALLPTFAPADPERLDLLWPVETRTISSAWGPRMRTKTVRVKNQRKKRVRYKGRHRGIDLTAPVGAAVFAALDGQVIMAGRHKQYGNYVVVDHGNGVATLYAHHKLNLVQEGDIVRRGQKIAEVGRTGNATGPHLHFELKVDGLQRNPLPVLNDEEEISSELAAQNTLIGAGARR from the coding sequence ATGCGTCTTGCCGCCCTGACCCTCGTTCTCGCGTCCCTCAGCCTCGGCCTTCAGGCCGCACCGAAGCGGACCTCCAAGAAGACTTCTCCGCGACCCCCCGCCCGCCAGGCAGCCCGCCTGGAAGAGGGTTCGGTGCATGTGATGCGCAAGGGTGAGACCGCCGCCGCGGTCGCCCGGGCCACGGGCTTGAGCCTGGCGGAGTTGAAGGCCCTGAACCCCGGCCGGAACCTCGGCAAGCTTGCCGTCGGGGACCGCCTGAAGGTGCCGGCCGCCCGGCCGGCGACGCCGACCCTGGCGGAAGCCGGGCCCTCAGAGGTCCCGGTGGCTCCCGCGCTCGTGTCCCGGCCAGCTCTGGCGGCCCTGCCCCTCTCCCCGGTGGTCCCCCCCGCCCCCATGCCGCACCTTGAGCGGCTTCTGCCCTATCAGGTGCGGGCTGCGGTCCCGGCCCCGGGACCCGTGGCCTCCGTCCACGACGAGACCCATCAGACCCCCGGAACGCCCTCCCAGCTCCTCGCCCGCATGCAGTCCGTCCTCCCCCCGGTCAGCGAGGCCGAGCTGAAGGCCCTGCTGCCCACCTTCGCCCCGGCCGATCCGGAGCGCCTGGACCTGCTCTGGCCCGTGGAGACCCGGACAATCAGCTCCGCCTGGGGTCCCCGGATGCGCACCAAGACCGTGCGGGTGAAGAACCAGCGCAAGAAGCGGGTCCGCTACAAGGGCCGCCACCGGGGCATCGACCTGACCGCCCCCGTCGGCGCCGCCGTCTTCGCCGCCCTCGACGGGCAGGTGATCATGGCCGGCCGGCACAAGCAGTACGGCAACTATGTGGTGGTCGATCACGGCAACGGCGTCGCCACCCTGTATGCCCACCACAAGCTGAACCTGGTCCAGGAAGGCGACATCGTCCGTCGGGGCCAGAAGATCGCGGAAGTCGGCCGGACCGGGAACGCCACGGGTCCCCACCTCCACTTCGAGCTCAAGGTGGACGGCCTCCAGCGGAACCCCCTGCCGGTCCTCAACGATGAAGAGGAGATCTCCTCCGAACTCGCCGCCCAGAACACGCTGATCGGAGCCGGCGCACGGCGCTGA
- a CDS encoding cache domain-containing protein — MRPNLAALLCLPVMCMPMVAQNATPAEAEALVKEAIAYAKAHGKDAACKEITRPDGSLRKHGGELYVFVNTMDGKNLAHGMGARFVGADQSKAKDPDGVEYMQERIKLAKTKGKGWHEYKYLNPKTGKKETKASYIEVWDGLIFGAGIYKK; from the coding sequence ATGCGACCAAACCTCGCCGCCCTGCTCTGCCTGCCCGTGATGTGCATGCCCATGGTCGCCCAGAACGCCACTCCCGCCGAGGCGGAAGCCCTGGTGAAGGAGGCCATCGCCTACGCCAAGGCTCACGGCAAGGACGCCGCCTGCAAGGAGATCACCCGACCCGACGGCTCGTTGCGCAAACATGGCGGTGAGCTCTATGTCTTTGTCAACACCATGGATGGGAAGAACCTTGCTCACGGCATGGGGGCGAGGTTCGTGGGCGCCGACCAGTCGAAGGCGAAGGATCCCGATGGCGTGGAGTACATGCAGGAACGGATCAAGCTGGCCAAGACCAAGGGCAAGGGTTGGCACGAATACAAGTACCTGAATCCCAAGACGGGCAAGAAGGAAACCAAGGCCAGCTACATCGAGGTCTGGGACGGCCTGATCTTCGGCGCCGGCATCTACAAGAAATAG
- the serA gene encoding phosphoglycerate dehydrogenase — MKIIVTDEVTGEGLALLREDPRISLDVRLGLSVEALHACIGGYDAIITRSGTTVDKALLDAATNLKIVARAGVGIDNVDVDYASSKGVIVVNAPFGNTNSAAEHTLALLLSACRHVPAANASLKGGEWKRAKFTGVELKGKVAGVIGLGKVGGRVATRLKAFECEVLGCDPYISAKRAHDLGVRLVDLADLCRSCDILTVHTPLNEETRGMIGPDQLALMKDGVILLNVARGGILDEPALLAALQSGKVSLAAVDVWSEEPPKSEVLKALIAQERLVVTPHLGANTQEAQVNVAIDVSKEILAYLDRAPLENAVNLPRFDPAVMDQMRPYFKLMAVLGEFGLQLMKGNLDRVTFGFSGAIAHLDCSPLTVSGLAALLGRVADQPVNMVNAGLVAERMGLVVEERKSTLGGAFSNLVTLTLEGPDGARTVSGTLFEGTPRIVGLRDYAMDFMPEEHMLLLSYTDRPGMIGRIGTVLGQHDINIAFMNLGRRERKGEAMVVLSVDSPVPAPVLTELQKATEATFIQALHLPSA, encoded by the coding sequence ATGAAGATCATCGTGACCGACGAGGTGACCGGCGAGGGTCTAGCCCTCCTGAGGGAGGACCCGCGCATCAGCCTCGATGTCCGCCTGGGCCTGTCCGTCGAGGCCCTCCATGCCTGCATCGGCGGGTACGACGCCATCATCACCCGCAGCGGCACCACCGTGGACAAGGCCCTGCTGGACGCCGCCACGAACCTGAAGATCGTGGCCCGGGCCGGCGTCGGCATCGACAATGTGGATGTGGACTACGCCAGCTCCAAGGGCGTGATCGTGGTGAATGCCCCCTTCGGCAACACCAACAGCGCAGCCGAGCACACCCTGGCCCTCCTCCTCTCCGCCTGCCGGCATGTGCCTGCGGCCAACGCCAGCCTGAAGGGCGGCGAGTGGAAGCGGGCGAAGTTCACCGGCGTCGAATTGAAGGGCAAGGTCGCGGGCGTCATCGGCCTGGGCAAGGTGGGCGGCCGGGTGGCCACGCGGCTCAAGGCCTTCGAGTGCGAGGTGCTGGGCTGCGATCCCTACATCAGCGCCAAGCGGGCCCATGACCTGGGGGTGCGCCTGGTGGACCTGGCCGACCTCTGCCGCAGCTGCGACATCCTCACCGTGCACACGCCCCTGAACGAGGAGACCAGGGGCATGATCGGCCCCGACCAGCTGGCCCTCATGAAGGACGGCGTCATCCTCCTCAATGTGGCCCGGGGCGGCATCCTGGACGAGCCGGCCCTGCTGGCGGCCCTCCAGTCCGGCAAGGTGAGCCTGGCGGCCGTGGATGTGTGGTCCGAGGAGCCCCCCAAGTCCGAGGTGCTCAAGGCCCTCATCGCCCAGGAGCGCCTGGTGGTGACGCCGCACCTCGGCGCCAACACCCAGGAGGCCCAGGTCAATGTGGCCATCGATGTGTCGAAGGAGATCCTCGCCTACCTGGACCGCGCCCCCCTGGAGAACGCCGTGAACCTGCCGCGCTTCGATCCGGCCGTCATGGACCAGATGCGCCCCTACTTCAAGCTCATGGCTGTCCTCGGCGAGTTCGGCCTCCAGCTCATGAAGGGCAACCTGGACCGGGTCACCTTCGGGTTCAGCGGGGCCATCGCCCACCTCGACTGCTCCCCGCTCACGGTGAGCGGCCTGGCCGCCCTGCTGGGCCGCGTGGCGGACCAGCCCGTGAACATGGTCAACGCGGGCCTGGTGGCCGAGCGCATGGGCCTGGTCGTGGAAGAGCGCAAGTCCACCCTGGGCGGGGCCTTCTCCAACCTGGTGACCCTGACCCTGGAGGGCCCGGACGGCGCCCGGACCGTGTCCGGCACACTCTTCGAAGGCACCCCCCGCATCGTGGGGCTCCGGGATTACGCCATGGACTTCATGCCCGAGGAGCACATGCTCCTGCTGAGCTACACGGACCGCCCCGGCATGATCGGACGGATCGGCACCGTTCTGGGCCAGCACGACATCAATATCGCTTTCATGAACCTGGGTCGCCGCGAGCGGAAGGGCGAGGCCATGGTGGTGCTCTCGGTGGACTCCCCCGTGCCAGCCCCCGTGCTGACCGAACTCCAGAAGGCGACGGAAGCCACCTTCATCCAGGCCCTGCACCTGCCTTCCGCCTGA
- a CDS encoding purine-nucleoside phosphorylase → MTASAALQALQARAPFVPDLAIVLGSGLGALADSAEARAGVSISFTDLPGFPAPTVAGHGGKLVFCEFEGRKVVLQAGRFHFYEGHPMSLVVTPMRLYGRLGAKAVLLTNAAGALNPEFGVGELMALTDHINLFGTNPLIGPNVEPGPRFPDMTAVYDPAFRQRLAACAAALGQTLRQGVYLGLTGPSYETPAEIRAFRVLGADAVGMSTVPEAIVARHEGMRVAGISCLCNMAAGILPQALTHQEVLEAGAAAAGRFEALVRAFVRDLSL, encoded by the coding sequence ATGACCGCCTCCGCCGCCCTCCAGGCCCTTCAGGCCCGGGCGCCCTTCGTGCCTGACCTCGCCATCGTCCTCGGCTCCGGCCTCGGGGCCCTGGCCGACAGCGCCGAGGCCCGGGCTGGCGTGAGCATTTCCTTCACGGACCTGCCCGGCTTCCCGGCGCCCACCGTGGCCGGCCACGGCGGCAAGCTCGTCTTCTGCGAATTCGAAGGCCGGAAGGTGGTGCTCCAGGCGGGCCGCTTCCACTTCTACGAGGGCCATCCCATGTCCCTCGTCGTTACGCCCATGCGCCTCTACGGGCGACTGGGTGCGAAGGCGGTGCTGCTGACGAACGCCGCGGGAGCCCTCAATCCCGAATTCGGCGTGGGCGAGCTCATGGCCCTCACCGACCACATCAACCTCTTCGGCACCAATCCCCTCATCGGGCCCAATGTGGAGCCCGGCCCCCGCTTCCCGGACATGACGGCGGTCTACGACCCGGCCTTCCGCCAGCGCCTCGCGGCCTGCGCTGCCGCCCTCGGCCAGACCCTCCGTCAGGGCGTCTACCTGGGATTGACGGGCCCCAGCTATGAAACGCCCGCCGAGATCCGTGCCTTCCGCGTCCTGGGCGCGGACGCGGTGGGCATGAGCACCGTGCCCGAGGCCATTGTGGCCCGGCACGAGGGAATGCGCGTGGCGGGGATCTCCTGCCTGTGCAACATGGCTGCCGGCATCCTGCCCCAGGCCCTCACCCACCAGGAAGTGCTCGAGGCCGGGGCCGCCGCCGCCGGCCGCTTCGAGGCCCTGGTCCGGGCCTTCGTGCGGGACCTTTCGCTGTAG
- a CDS encoding cation:dicarboxylase symporter family transporter, whose amino-acid sequence MTVKRPWYRSSTFWIFVGLLMGVVLGGFLPQDQYPWAYDAFRFLSKAFISLIKGLIVPLLLSTIIVGIAQTGDIRAVGRMGAKALLYFEVVTTLALFIGLGVANWLKPGAHLPMDMGAHAAVAATKAKTGWEIALHMFPSNLIQHAAEGDILPVVIFATIFGIALTKVGERGKPVLAFFDGVAQTMFKYTDFVMKLTPLGVFGAMAYNVSHMAAGHTVNGALIKGWPAVFHLLKQYSLLVGSLYLALTLLFVLVFVPVAWLAGIRVLGFVKAIKDPALTAFSTASSEAALPKLLEEVVRFGVPRQVASFVIPTGYSFNLDGSTLYLVLASLTIAQAAGIHMSLGQQLLMVFTFMLTSKGVAGVPRATLVIIAATCGSFGLPGEAGIAMLLAVDEIMDMARTTVNVIGNGLASVVVARWEGVFGTDPEPLPDQET is encoded by the coding sequence GTGACCGTCAAGCGCCCCTGGTACCGCTCCAGCACCTTCTGGATCTTCGTGGGTCTGCTCATGGGCGTGGTGCTGGGCGGGTTCCTGCCCCAGGACCAGTACCCCTGGGCCTACGACGCGTTCCGCTTCCTGTCGAAGGCCTTCATCAGCCTCATCAAGGGCCTGATCGTGCCCCTGCTGCTCTCCACCATCATCGTGGGCATCGCACAAACCGGTGACATCCGGGCCGTGGGCCGCATGGGCGCGAAGGCCCTCCTCTATTTCGAAGTCGTCACCACCCTGGCCCTGTTCATCGGCCTGGGCGTGGCCAACTGGCTGAAGCCCGGCGCCCATCTGCCCATGGACATGGGCGCCCACGCGGCCGTGGCGGCGACCAAGGCGAAAACGGGCTGGGAGATCGCCCTCCACATGTTCCCGTCGAACCTCATCCAGCATGCGGCGGAGGGGGACATCCTCCCCGTGGTGATCTTCGCGACGATCTTCGGCATCGCCCTCACCAAGGTGGGCGAACGCGGCAAGCCGGTGCTGGCCTTCTTCGATGGCGTGGCGCAGACCATGTTCAAGTACACGGACTTCGTCATGAAACTCACGCCCCTGGGTGTCTTCGGCGCCATGGCCTACAATGTGAGCCATATGGCGGCAGGCCACACCGTCAACGGCGCCCTGATCAAGGGCTGGCCTGCCGTGTTCCACCTCCTCAAGCAGTACAGCCTCCTGGTGGGGAGCCTCTACCTGGCCCTGACCCTGCTGTTCGTCCTGGTCTTCGTGCCCGTGGCCTGGCTGGCGGGCATCCGGGTGCTCGGCTTCGTGAAGGCCATCAAGGACCCGGCGCTGACCGCCTTCAGCACCGCCAGCAGCGAGGCCGCCCTGCCCAAGCTCCTGGAGGAGGTGGTGCGCTTCGGAGTCCCGCGCCAGGTGGCCAGCTTCGTCATCCCCACGGGCTACAGCTTCAACCTGGACGGCTCCACCCTCTACCTGGTGCTGGCCAGCCTCACCATCGCCCAGGCGGCCGGCATCCACATGAGCCTGGGCCAACAATTACTGATGGTCTTCACCTTCATGCTCACCAGCAAGGGCGTGGCCGGCGTGCCCCGGGCCACCCTCGTCATCATCGCGGCCACCTGCGGCAGCTTCGGCCTGCCCGGCGAGGCGGGCATCGCCATGCTGCTGGCCGTGGACGAGATCATGGACATGGCCCGCACCACGGTGAATGTCATCGGCAACGGCCTCGCCAGCGTGGTCGTGGCCCGGTGGGAAGGTGTGTTCGGTACGGACCCCGAGCCCCTCCCCGACCAGGAGACCTAG
- the moaC gene encoding cyclic pyranopterin monophosphate synthase MoaC: MADLTHLDPEGRPQMVDVSAKAVTRRMAVAAGYLELDAPAAEALSRGGGPKGDPWSVARMGAVGGVKRTSDLIPLAHPLAIEAVEVTHHWDPATRRAWLRVSVSCEGRTGIEMEALAGVTVGLLVLYDMLKAVSHGMAVGPARLLRKEGGRRGTVTLPWEGCPWAP; the protein is encoded by the coding sequence ATGGCTGACCTCACGCACCTCGATCCCGAAGGCCGCCCCCAGATGGTGGATGTCTCCGCCAAGGCCGTGACCCGGCGGATGGCGGTGGCGGCCGGCTACCTGGAGCTGGATGCCCCGGCTGCCGAAGCCTTGTCCAGGGGCGGTGGCCCCAAGGGCGACCCCTGGTCCGTGGCCCGCATGGGTGCGGTGGGGGGGGTCAAGCGCACCTCGGACCTGATCCCCCTGGCCCACCCCCTGGCCATCGAGGCGGTGGAGGTGACTCACCACTGGGACCCCGCCACCCGCCGCGCCTGGCTCCGGGTGTCCGTGAGCTGCGAGGGCCGGACGGGCATCGAGATGGAAGCCCTGGCCGGCGTCACCGTGGGCCTGTTGGTGCTCTACGACATGCTCAAGGCCGTGAGCCACGGCATGGCCGTCGGCCCGGCCCGGCTCCTCCGGAAAGAGGGGGGACGCCGGGGCACCGTCACCCTGCCCTGGGAGGGGTGCCCCTGGGCGCCCTGA
- a CDS encoding cache domain-containing protein, translated as MNRRFLSALLLPALCLTLAAQEATPAETESLVKEAIAFAKANGREAAFKEITRVGGRFHKHGGELYVFVYDMDGKVLAHGQGASKVGVNQMKAKDPDGVAFVEDRVKLAKTKGKGWHDYKYMNPKDGKKEPKTSYIEVWDGLIFGAGIYKK; from the coding sequence ATGAACCGTCGCTTCCTCTCTGCCCTCCTTCTCCCCGCCCTCTGCCTGACCCTGGCCGCCCAGGAGGCCACCCCGGCCGAAACGGAAAGCCTCGTGAAGGAGGCCATCGCCTTCGCCAAGGCCAACGGCCGGGAGGCGGCCTTCAAGGAGATCACCCGGGTCGGCGGCCGGTTCCACAAGCACGGCGGCGAACTCTATGTCTTCGTCTACGACATGGACGGGAAGGTGCTCGCCCACGGCCAGGGGGCCTCGAAGGTCGGGGTCAACCAGATGAAGGCCAAGGACCCGGACGGCGTGGCCTTCGTCGAGGACCGCGTCAAGCTGGCCAAGACCAAGGGCAAGGGCTGGCACGACTACAAATACATGAATCCCAAGGATGGGAAGAAGGAGCCCAAGACCAGCTATATCGAGGTCTGGGACGGCCTGATCTTCGGCGCCGGCATCTACAAGAAATAG
- a CDS encoding acyl-CoA desaturase produces MPQPKQWNLLNTLFLTGTLAAALVLVPWRLATSGLAWSEALVFLAMIFLVGTSISGGYHRLFSHRAYKASWPVRFLFLCFGAAAFENSALKWASDHRVHHQHVDTERDPYQIGKGFWYAHWTWVMEAKSLPLAGVADLEKDPLVRWQHRNHFLIGAVVASIPLAIGLATGNLLGHLVFGVALRIVMTHHTTFFINSAAHMFGSRPYTDANTARDNWLLAPLTYGEGYHNFHHLWQWDYRNGALWYQWDSTKWLLNVLAWFGLVGQFRRVSAAAMTRARLHMEEKRLHERLSLASPGSATPMQARLVAARLKLDAALAALHDRHEAWNQKKVEWRAKGLAKAEVWREAKAEWRDSMATHRAELKAAWAEWRAARLEVRSALVYA; encoded by the coding sequence ATGCCCCAACCCAAGCAATGGAATCTGCTCAACACGCTTTTCCTGACGGGCACGCTGGCCGCGGCGCTGGTGCTGGTGCCCTGGCGGCTGGCCACCTCCGGCCTGGCGTGGAGCGAGGCTCTGGTCTTCCTGGCCATGATCTTCCTCGTGGGCACCTCCATCAGCGGGGGCTACCACCGGCTCTTCAGCCACCGGGCCTACAAGGCCTCCTGGCCCGTGCGCTTCCTCTTCCTGTGCTTCGGCGCCGCCGCTTTCGAGAACTCGGCCCTGAAGTGGGCCAGCGATCACCGGGTGCACCACCAGCATGTGGACACCGAGAGAGACCCCTACCAGATTGGCAAGGGCTTCTGGTACGCCCACTGGACCTGGGTGATGGAGGCCAAGAGCCTGCCGTTGGCCGGGGTGGCGGACCTGGAGAAGGATCCCCTGGTGCGCTGGCAGCACCGGAACCACTTCCTCATCGGGGCCGTGGTGGCTTCGATCCCGCTGGCCATCGGACTGGCCACCGGCAACCTCCTCGGCCACCTGGTCTTCGGCGTGGCGCTGCGCATCGTCATGACGCACCACACCACCTTCTTCATCAACAGCGCGGCCCACATGTTCGGGAGCCGGCCCTACACCGATGCCAACACCGCCCGGGACAACTGGCTGCTGGCGCCCCTCACCTACGGCGAGGGCTACCACAACTTCCACCATCTCTGGCAGTGGGACTACCGCAACGGGGCCCTCTGGTACCAGTGGGACAGCACCAAGTGGCTGCTCAATGTCCTGGCCTGGTTCGGCCTGGTGGGACAGTTCCGGCGCGTTTCCGCGGCGGCCATGACCCGGGCCCGGCTCCACATGGAGGAGAAGCGCCTCCACGAGCGGCTCAGCCTGGCCAGCCCCGGCAGCGCCACCCCCATGCAGGCCCGCCTGGTGGCGGCCCGCCTGAAGCTGGATGCCGCCCTGGCCGCCCTGCACGACCGCCACGAGGCCTGGAACCAGAAGAAGGTGGAATGGCGGGCGAAGGGACTGGCCAAGGCCGAAGTCTGGCGCGAGGCCAAGGCGGAATGGCGGGATTCCATGGCCACCCATCGGGCAGAGCTGAAGGCCGCCTGGGCGGAGTGGCGGGCGGCCCGGCTCGAAGTGCGGTCTGCGCTGGTGTACGCCTAG
- a CDS encoding HAD family hydrolase: protein MKLIAWDFDGTLVDSRPLIEAGMAHALDALGQPRSVMAEWLKYVGLPVEAGIRNTFGPLGLDNETVLKAYRSFGHLEHEHLLQPFEGIPELLDELRARGQRMGVATSKRTVPLLRQMGRWGWEAYFDPIITPDDVTHGKPHPESLQLMQTRTGLAAEDILMVGDTPFDLDMAKAAGVPSLAVGHGFYPEEALAACGPRAFAPDTAALRDILLAWVED, encoded by the coding sequence TTGAAACTCATCGCCTGGGACTTCGACGGCACGCTGGTGGACAGCCGCCCCCTCATCGAGGCCGGCATGGCCCACGCCCTGGACGCCCTGGGTCAGCCCCGGTCGGTCATGGCCGAGTGGCTGAAGTATGTCGGCCTGCCCGTGGAGGCCGGCATCCGGAACACCTTCGGTCCCCTGGGACTGGACAACGAGACCGTCCTGAAGGCCTATCGCAGCTTCGGCCACCTCGAGCACGAGCATCTGCTCCAGCCCTTCGAGGGCATTCCCGAGCTGCTGGACGAGCTCCGGGCCCGGGGCCAGCGCATGGGCGTGGCCACCTCCAAGCGGACGGTTCCTCTTCTGCGCCAGATGGGCCGGTGGGGCTGGGAGGCCTACTTCGACCCCATCATCACCCCCGACGATGTCACCCACGGTAAACCCCATCCTGAGTCCCTGCAGCTGATGCAGACTCGGACGGGCCTCGCCGCCGAGGACATTCTCATGGTGGGCGACACCCCCTTCGACCTGGACATGGCCAAGGCCGCCGGGGTGCCGAGCCTGGCCGTGGGCCACGGCTTCTACCCCGAGGAGGCGCTGGCCGCCTGTGGTCCCCGGGCCTTCGCACCGGACACGGCTGCCTTGAGGGACATCCTCCTGGCCTGGGTGGAGGATTGA
- the lpdA gene encoding dihydrolipoyl dehydrogenase has translation MASFDLIVIGSGPGGYIAAIRAAQLGLNTALVEKDPALGGTCLHRGCIPAKTWLESAHRFEQMQVADDYGIDGVDTKALKPNLSTIVKRKGRIVLKNAKGIEFLMKKNKVTVLKGLGKLLGGGKVEVAGEVHEAKRIILATGSAPKDIPGLETDGVRVLNSDHILDMTELPSHLVILGAGAIGVEFASVFSRLGSKVTLVEFMDTILPLEDEDIGLELTKIFRKTYKIDVRTKTKITRIEKRADGVVCHLEGETPGEVVGSHLLVAVGRAPRVEGIGLEKTKAQVDRGCVVIDKFMQTGEPGLYAIGDIVRTPWLAHVASDEGIVAAEHAAQSLGKDAHPHPVRYDRFPACTYCDPEVGTVGLSEKAAKAKGHEVQVGTFPFAPMAKANIVGEPHGFIKIVADKKYGEILGIHILGPKATELVASSVALMGGEFTVNELINTMYPHPSLNEVFPEAARAVYGRALNM, from the coding sequence ATGGCTTCCTTCGATCTCATCGTCATCGGTTCCGGCCCCGGCGGGTACATCGCCGCCATCCGCGCGGCGCAGCTGGGCCTGAACACGGCCTTGGTGGAGAAGGATCCCGCGCTGGGGGGCACCTGCCTGCACCGCGGCTGCATCCCGGCCAAGACCTGGCTGGAAAGCGCCCACCGTTTCGAGCAGATGCAGGTGGCCGATGACTATGGCATCGACGGTGTGGACACCAAGGCGCTGAAGCCCAACCTCTCGACCATCGTGAAGCGCAAGGGCCGCATCGTCCTGAAGAACGCCAAGGGCATCGAGTTCCTCATGAAGAAGAACAAGGTGACCGTGCTCAAGGGCCTCGGGAAGCTGCTGGGCGGCGGCAAGGTGGAGGTGGCGGGCGAGGTCCACGAGGCCAAGCGCATCATCCTGGCCACGGGTTCGGCCCCCAAGGACATCCCCGGCCTGGAAACGGATGGCGTTCGAGTGCTCAACAGCGATCACATCCTGGATATGACCGAGCTGCCGAGCCACCTCGTGATCCTGGGCGCGGGCGCCATCGGCGTGGAGTTCGCCTCGGTGTTCAGCCGCCTGGGCTCCAAGGTGACGCTGGTGGAGTTCATGGACACGATCCTGCCCCTCGAAGACGAGGACATCGGCCTCGAGCTGACCAAGATCTTCCGCAAGACCTACAAGATCGATGTGCGCACCAAGACCAAGATCACCCGCATCGAGAAGCGGGCGGACGGCGTGGTGTGCCACCTGGAGGGCGAGACGCCGGGCGAGGTGGTGGGCAGCCACCTGCTGGTGGCCGTGGGCCGCGCCCCCCGCGTGGAGGGCATCGGTCTGGAGAAGACCAAGGCCCAGGTGGACCGCGGCTGCGTCGTGATCGACAAGTTCATGCAGACCGGCGAGCCCGGCCTCTACGCCATCGGCGACATCGTGCGCACCCCCTGGCTGGCCCATGTGGCCAGCGACGAGGGCATCGTGGCCGCCGAGCATGCGGCCCAGAGCCTGGGCAAGGACGCGCATCCCCATCCGGTGCGCTACGACCGCTTCCCCGCCTGCACCTACTGCGATCCCGAGGTGGGCACCGTGGGGCTCAGCGAGAAGGCCGCCAAGGCCAAGGGCCATGAGGTGCAGGTGGGCACCTTCCCCTTCGCGCCCATGGCCAAGGCCAACATCGTGGGCGAGCCCCACGGCTTCATCAAGATCGTGGCCGACAAGAAGTACGGCGAGATCCTCGGCATCCACATCCTGGGCCCCAAGGCCACGGAGCTGGTGGCCTCCAGCGTGGCCCTCATGGGCGGCGAGTTCACCGTGAACGAGCTGATCAACACCATGTACCCCCACCCCAGCCTCAACGAGGTGTTCCCCGAGGCGGCGCGGGCCGTCTACGGGCGCGCCCTGAACATGTAG